In a single window of the Thermodesulfobacteriota bacterium genome:
- a CDS encoding TAXI family TRAP transporter solute-binding subunit, giving the protein MKKARNGWKALVAGAALAVGGLAAGPAPAAQDLLIGGGAVTGVYYQVALQVCSIINKHSTGKYNCVGRPALGSVFNVNAVDRGLLDFGVVQSDMNWHATKGSNDWAGKPVASLRSVFSLHPETVLLVTRADTGITKVEDIKGKRINIGNPGSGQRGNAEDVLRLYGIDQAKDIKAEGLQQAEASRALVDKKIDAFFYTVGNPSAAIEEPATSTSIRIVPINSDAMRKFVEERPYYVMTTIPAGTYHGVAEPVETYAVTATMMTSETVGEQAVYDFVKLVFENLDELKRSHAAFRNLNPPEMMKGLSAPLHPGAAKYYKEKGWI; this is encoded by the coding sequence ATGAAGAAGGCGCGCAACGGATGGAAGGCCCTCGTGGCGGGCGCGGCCCTGGCCGTGGGCGGCCTGGCGGCCGGCCCGGCCCCGGCAGCCCAGGACCTCCTCATCGGGGGCGGTGCGGTGACCGGCGTGTACTACCAGGTCGCCCTCCAGGTGTGCAGCATCATCAACAAGCACTCGACGGGCAAGTACAACTGCGTGGGTCGCCCGGCGCTGGGGTCGGTGTTCAACGTCAACGCCGTGGACCGGGGGCTCCTGGACTTCGGCGTGGTCCAGTCGGACATGAACTGGCACGCTACGAAGGGTTCCAACGACTGGGCGGGCAAGCCCGTGGCATCGCTGCGGAGCGTCTTCAGCCTGCATCCCGAGACGGTGCTCCTGGTGACCCGCGCAGACACGGGGATCACCAAAGTAGAAGATATCAAGGGCAAGCGGATCAACATCGGCAATCCGGGCTCCGGCCAGCGGGGCAACGCCGAGGACGTGCTGCGGCTCTACGGCATCGACCAGGCAAAGGACATCAAGGCCGAAGGGCTCCAGCAGGCCGAGGCCTCCCGGGCCCTGGTGGACAAGAAGATCGACGCCTTCTTCTACACCGTGGGCAACCCCAGCGCAGCCATCGAGGAGCCTGCCACCTCCACCTCCATCCGGATCGTCCCCATCAACAGCGATGCCATGCGGAAGTTCGTGGAGGAGAGGCCTTATTACGTGATGACCACCATCCCCGCCGGCACGTACCACGGGGTGGCCGAGCCCGTGGAGACCTACGCCGTGACCGCCACCATGATGACCTCGGAGACGGTCGGGGAGCAGGCTGTGTACGACTTCGTGAAGCTTGTCTTCGAGAACCTGGACGAGCTCAAGAGGTCCCACGCCGCCTTCCGCAACCTCAATCCGCCGGAGATGATGAAGGGCCTCTCGGCGCCGCTCCACCCGGGCGCCGCGAAGTACTACAAGGAGAAGGGCTGGATCTGA